Proteins encoded by one window of Chondromyces crocatus:
- a CDS encoding ABC transporter permease yields the protein MIGFIVKRLLVILPTLLLVATVAFVMMRFVPGGPFDQERAVPIEVERALRAKYHLDDPLAKQYGDWLWALVSRGDLGPAFKYPNRTVNEIIALSLPVSMQLGVLAMIFALLVGVPLGVVGAIRQNTWKDTLAMATAMVGVSVPRFVLAPLLILVFSLSLYWFPVARWETWRHMVLPVVCAGLPMAAYLARLTRGGMLEVIRSDFVRTARAKGLSERRVILGHALRGGMLPVVSYLGPGFSHLLVGSLVVEKIFNIPGMGRYFVEAAMNRDYNLVLGVMLVYGVLLMVFNAVVDVAYAFIDPRVELR from the coding sequence GTGATCGGGTTCATCGTCAAGCGGCTGCTCGTCATCCTGCCGACGCTGCTCCTCGTCGCCACCGTGGCGTTCGTGATGATGCGCTTCGTGCCCGGTGGCCCCTTCGATCAGGAGCGCGCCGTGCCGATCGAGGTGGAGCGGGCGCTGCGCGCCAAGTACCACCTCGACGATCCGCTGGCGAAGCAGTACGGCGACTGGCTCTGGGCGCTCGTGTCGCGTGGCGACCTGGGGCCGGCGTTCAAGTACCCGAACCGGACGGTGAACGAGATCATCGCGCTCAGCTTGCCGGTGTCGATGCAGCTCGGTGTCCTGGCGATGATCTTCGCGCTGCTCGTTGGGGTGCCCCTCGGCGTGGTGGGCGCGATCCGGCAGAACACCTGGAAGGACACGCTGGCGATGGCCACGGCGATGGTCGGGGTGAGCGTTCCCCGCTTCGTGCTGGCGCCGCTCCTGATCCTGGTCTTCTCGCTGTCCTTGTACTGGTTCCCGGTGGCGCGCTGGGAGACGTGGCGGCACATGGTGCTGCCTGTGGTCTGCGCGGGCCTGCCCATGGCGGCGTACCTGGCGCGGCTGACGCGCGGAGGGATGCTGGAGGTGATCCGTTCGGACTTCGTGCGGACGGCACGGGCGAAGGGGCTGTCGGAGCGGCGGGTGATCCTCGGTCACGCGCTCCGGGGTGGGATGTTGCCGGTGGTGAGCTACCTCGGTCCGGGATTCAGCCACCTGCTGGTGGGCTCGCTGGTGGTGGAGAAGATCTTCAACATCCCGGGGATGGGTCGCTACTTCGTCGAGGCGGCGATGAACCGTGACTACAACCTCGTGCTCGGCGTGATGCTCGTCTACGGCGTGCTGCTGATGGTGTTCAACGCGGT